The Clarias gariepinus isolate MV-2021 ecotype Netherlands chromosome 28, CGAR_prim_01v2, whole genome shotgun sequence DNA window atatactgtatagggcAAGAAGACGTGATGTTTTCCGAAAACTGCACTGTACGTTTAATTCACTTCAATATTCCGAGCCACTTTATGGAGATCTGGATGTAGATAAGGATTCTTAACGGAAAACCCAGAGGCGACAGTACATGAAGAAGAAACTGCAAGAGCTTTCAGACTTAACACCGGACAGTATGATTATACTTTATTACCTTCCAGAGGTGTAGAAGAGTAAAGACAGGCACTACTGCATATGTTGAAGGGATAGTTGGTATATGAGCAGAATGAGTCATGTTCCAAACGTTACATTCACGTCACACTGTGTTATTTGGAACAATCAGGGATAGAAAATGCAGGCCAAAGGAGGAAacagcattttgtttttgttagttttttttgctGTGAAATGAAAATTTGAATAGTGATGttcacatttttccattttaaacacTCACTACACACGGCCATGTTGAATATTGGCCTTTGCTAGTAAAAGTCCCACCAAGAGCATGGGTCATTCTTTATTATTCCAGTAGCTGCAGAgttacacacagatacagaccTTCTTTCTGTCTGACCAAACAGCTGCACTTTAGTTGATCACACTATATTGTGGGAAAGAGCAGGTTTTCATTTTAGAACAGTGAAGTGCTGAGAGTGCCACACTAATGGCTGTTAGGCCAAACGCAAAGAGATATTTAAGCACAATTAAATAAACGATCAGCGTTCTGCACGCTCAGATCAATACTCAGCCATTCACAGAACTTGATTTTGATTTTCTGAGAGCTTCAACTGTAAGAACTTTACTCAGAGCTCACAGAGTTTTCAGAAAGATGTGCTGTATATGTACTAAATCACCTAGtgtaaaaaaaaggctttatatAGAGTTAAACACctcttctgtttctttttgttcatAACAGTCCAGGAAAACAAGATTACTGTAAAACACTTTGAGTGAATGATGTCAGATTTAAACAGTTACTGTACAACAttatggttttctttttttagactaCCCATTATGCATCGCATTGCCCTTAGTGTTGGagacagattttaaaaaaaggactcattgtaaatattatttttctaatgatatgtactttatacagtatgaaccatTAAACTTTGCTTAATATTGTCCTGACTTAGCTTGCAAATTAGTTTACAAGCAGAGCAGCAGACTCTATTGCTTCATCACCATAACGctgttatgttaaaaaaaaaaaaaggaatagagCAAATTGGAGTGTATACACAGTGATGGCCAAAAGTAAACATAGACAAATataaaattcaatgttttaatgtagttcttaaacaattataagaataatttatattttgctgtacagcattaaatatttaCTATTTAGTTTGCAGTTTGCTTGAAAATCCCAGAGTTTTAGCCATTTGTATGCGGAGTTGGACACTCCAGAAATGTCCTGTCACATATTTGTTCCATTTATTAACTAAACCAACTGATCCTTATTAGCACAACTCTTTCACCAGACAGGAGAGAACTTGTTAATGACATCACCTGtcttgtgcacagggagaactataatGCATGGCTTACTATATATATCCtttatacttttggccacctAGAAGAACCATCAACTATGCATCATTATGTTTAAATACAAGtgacaaaaatgaaatatgagTTAAAACTAATGAGAAATATGAGTAATTAaataagagtatcataaatagcagtaattattattacttataagcACCATAAGTGGAGGTAATTACTAATTATGAGTACCAAACACAGCGGTAATTTCTCTTGATTATGAGTACCACAAGTGGGGATAATTACTCTTGATTATAAGTATCATTGATTATAAGTCGCTTAAAAGCCACAAATTAATCAAGTTTACTCTTGATTATGAGCACCACAAATGGCAgtaattatttttgatttagTACCATAAACTGCAATAATAACTCATGATGTATATAATAAACAGCAATAATTACTATTAATTATGAGTACCATAAATCATGGTAATAAGTCTTGATTATGAGTACCATAATCAACATCGTTATATGTGGTGAGTACTATAAGTGGCAGTAATTATTTTTGATTGTGAAAACCATAAACAGCAATATTAATTCTTGATAATGAGAACCAGAAAAGCCATTAATTATTCCTACCcctgattattttttatgaacaaTATTTCCTGTAGTAAtgacttttacttttaacttgaatttataataatcataaaccATTACACTTTTTAGTCAAATCTATCTTTTGTCAGCTTCTCAGCTTTATGAAGTGTCACATTCCGCTTATTTTCCACAGCCATGTGAACAAACTGTACTTATGAAACTGAAGCACAAAGGAAGTCCTGACAACTAAAAGAGATGCCCTATGCATGGAAGCAGACATGACCTTAAATCACATTTGCTTGCACACATTTTGCATGCGGGTTCATTTGCCTGGCAAATGTCCACGTTGGGCGAAGTCTTGACAACAAGAGTGTGTAACAATCACACACAGCCTGTAGCAATGCACTGACATGACTTTGTGAGAGCAGATTGAACCTTCTATTGAAGAAATATGATTTACAAACATATAATACAtgatgcatgtactgtaatggTATAAGAATACAGtaattcattaataaaccaCATTTCTTAGCTACTATAACATGAACAGAATAAAATtctgcagagtttctgtgttaTTCCAAACATTGACTGGATAAATgtctcaaataaataaataaattcttttgactgtgtaaagctgatttaaaacaatgtcaattgttaaaagtgctatacaaataaaattttattgaaataggaaaaaaattttaaacaaatgattGTCTGAAAAACTTGACCAAAATGTTgagtgcattaaaataaataaataaataaataaataaaaatattaaaatattacggAGACAGATCCTGGCTGGTGGCTGTGAGAACACTCCCAGTAAGAGCAGTAGTGAAGTGAAGTCACTTTGTCAAAGACGACCAAGTGGCCCATGACAGGATGTGAAGCGAGGTTGAAACActtctctgattttttttcttttaaaatgttatcaCTTGAAGGAcgtgtgagaaagaaaaaaaaacaaagtggatGTTACCTTGATATAAATATGAAATCaggtatttttaaattatatatttaatttaaaatctaatCCAACTAAACATGATCTTTATATGGTACATTGTATGCTTGACTAAATCCAAACACACTTTGCAAACAAATCTGATGATTGAACATGTGAGCtacttattaatattttacggataaaattgttattgtaaatatttaatattttgttgttgttgttcaattaaaaataaaaaaagctaattgCTGTGATGTAAGACGCTGCAGGacgtgctgttacaggaaactaACTAACTCCATGCTGGAGTGACGCACAGGTGTGTATAGTGTTTAAGGATTCGGAgggagggtttttgtttgtttgtttttttggcgcGCCTGGCAGGGCAGGTGACATCACGCGGGGCGGTGACCTGTGGCCGTGGCGGTTTAAGGTGCGTGCGCGCGCCCCCGGGCTCCTCAGCATCCTCAGCAGTGATGGAGCTGAAGCGCGTGGTGGGCCAGTGCGCGCCGCTCTTCTTCCTGGCGGTGACCTTCGACGTGGTGGGCTTCCTCGTGCTGCTGGTGGGCCTGGCCGCGTCCCCGCAGCTCGGAGGCCGGTATTACGGGGACTTCCTGGCGCTCACCGGCGCAGTCTTCATGTTCTTCGGCCTGGGCATGTGGGTGATGTGGTACGCGGGAAACCTCGGGGTAGATGGCAAGAGGCGCACCGGATTCGGCAGGATCGCCAGGCAACTGAGCTCGCTGCGGGGGGCAGGAGGGGGGTggaaagaggaggaagaggaggatgaagTGGAGGTGTACGTGGacgaggaggagaagaaggagaaaggggtagaggaggagaaggagaaagagaagggccaggaggaggaggagaaggagaaggacGAAGAGGAGgacaagaagaaggagaaggaggaagaggagaaggaggaagaggagaaggaggaagaTGGAGGAAAGGGCGAGGAGAACGGTGCTTACACCAACGAAGCCTACGAGCCCACGGACAACGAGATCGTCTAAGAGCGGGTGAGTCAttcccaataataataataataataacagcgcGAGCGCTAATAACAGCAACGTAATTAATAAAAGCgcaatgatgtaaaaaaaaaaaatcacttttttcaaatgatttgtaaatgttttagatGTTTAGTGAAACTTTGTTCTAATGCTTTAAGAGTTCTTACAAAATCACCACCTTTAGAGTGAATACACAGGACTGCTACACTGTATCATTTATCTTCTAATCACAAAACAAATCAGGAAAATTCACTTTAAAGTCGGGAGAAGTAAAATATAACTCCACTGTACCATtagaaacaaaattaaaatagtaataaaaaaataacatcataCTCTATATTCATAATGATAAAGTCTATCTAGGGTCtatatagaaatatttaaatgtagagtGTAAATttcttgaaataaataaaacaggcagttatactgtatactcttGCGAgcgaattaaaataatattttttagttaaaattattattattattattattattatacgaGTGCCAATAACCACAGAATAACCCCTTATTctattttaagttaataaaagCGTACTAGGCTaaaatttatactgtatactgtatatatatttcctaattgttcttttaaatgtttcagaTGATGGAAATGTTTCAGttgtaaataaaactattttctcCATTTCAACGTTTTAAGAGTTCCTACAAAATCACAGCCTTTAGAGCTCCAACAgtatcatttatattttaatattggaACATGTTGAAtagaaaaatattacattagatgttttgtaaaataaaaattaacttcataaccattataaaaaataatacttaaatatacagtaatagtaATGTATATAATAGTACTTTGTGATCCTAAAGGGAAAttgtggaataaataattaagtcagtctatatgtaaatatgtaaatgtatgtaaatgaattgaaaaaaataaaacaggcagTTATATAATCCTgctattaagttttaaaataagagaaataataataataataataataataataataatacaaacaaacaataatattCCTAAAGAAATTCAGCTATTATCTTACTCTAATCAGAGTTGcagtttttagatctttttttttccttaagaaTCTATATTCTAGTAGGTATCTAATATACTAGGAGTATACTGAGTTTTAGAATTGACCAGTAAAATGATTCCCAGTCACTCACTAGGTGATTTGAAAACTCAGAAGatcaaatgaaatgaaagttGTGTAGAAAAGaaatttacacttttactttcatgacatctgtttattataaagaaTTTGAAGTgcaagaaaatgtttttattagacTCCTTCTTCTATAAAATACCATtacaattaatataaaatgcagcactttctaataataatgttaataattagAAAAGATTTAACAGAAGTAATAATAAACCAACAATATGCCTTAAAGTATAATGTAAGTTTTTATAGGAGCAGTAAATAAACAAGTGATGTTGTATTGCTGTATTACACTGTAAGTGTAACTTacagtcttatttatttatttatttatttatttatttattttactaataaGAGTAGAAAACATGATTTGTCTTTCCCCTTGGATCTGTTTTGTACTTGAGGTTTTCAGACACAAATTTGTTCCACACTTAATTTGTGGTGCTGAAATATTGATATAAATCCGACacctggtcatgtgactttgGTGTGAACGGTCTTATTAGGTTTCATTAGACATTCCTGTCACCTCCATCACAGGGATAATTGATGTGGTGAAATGAGGGAGGTGTTTATTTACACCTTAATCATGGTTAGAGCATGGGtggtgaaaacacacacacacacacacacgcacgcacgcacgcacacacacacacacacacacactggcacacCTGAATAGTGAAATGTAAAGAAAGTAGGGATGCAAACTAAAGTcgtgattgtttttgtttaacacGTAGAGCGGCCAGGAGTGTGACGTCTATATATAGGTCAACCACAGAGACCAAAAATAGAAAATCATCTTTAATCTAAATTCATTAGTGCATGCATTTGTCTAAGTTcagttgttaaataaaattgacacatgtttttaataaataactgaCTGTATcacacaaatttaaaaccacAATTGTGACGATGTTCAGATGGCACGGACATGAGTGAACATATTCCCAAAACATGGAATCACATGATACAAAATCATAAGAACAAAGACTgcatgttaccatggtaataaCATCACATGATGTATGGATACCATAGAGCTAAAGTTTGAATATATCGTAAAAAGACTGCaagattttatacaaataaaatcacacacatcCGATGGTAAAACTATGAGACCAAAGACTTCAGGTTGCTATGGCAATAACATCAGATGCTGCATATCTGAGGGTAAAACTATAAGGACAGTGGTGT harbors:
- the LOC128516104 gene encoding X-linked retinitis pigmentosa GTPase regulator-interacting protein 1-like; this encodes MELKRVVGQCAPLFFLAVTFDVVGFLVLLVGLAASPQLGGRYYGDFLALTGAVFMFFGLGMWVMWYAGNLGVDGKRRTGFGRIARQLSSLRGAGGGWKEEEEEDEVEVYVDEEEKKEKGVEEEKEKEKGQEEEEKEKDEEEDKKKEKEEEEKEEEEKEEDGGKGEENGAYTNEAYEPTDNEIV